The nucleotide sequence CAACCTGATCGCCGATATCGCCTATATCCTCGTCAATCCGCGACTGAGGGGTTAGGCCATGACCGACGCCGCACTCGCAGTCAGCCCCACCGCCGAGACCAACGAGCTGGACAGTCCCGCGCGGCGGGCACGCCGGCGGCTGTTCAAGCGCAAGGCGGCGGTCGCCGGCCTCGTCGTGCTCTGCTTTTTCATCGTCCTTGCGCTGTTTGCACCACTGATCGTGCCCTACGATCCCATCGCGACGAGCTGGAGCCTGGTCCGAAAGCCGCCGACGGCGCTGCACTGGTTCGGCACCGACGAGCTCGGCCGCGATATCTTGAGCCGCGTCGTCTACGGCGCACGCGCATCGCTCCTCGCGGGCCTGATCTCGGTCGCGATCGCGCTCGGCATTGGGGTGCCGCTCGGTCTTCTCGCCGGTTATCGCGGCGGCGCCATTGATGCATTAATCAGCCGCATCACGGACGCGATGCTGGCCTGCCCGTTCCTGATCCTCGCAATCGCGCTCGCGGCGTTCCTGGGGCCCAGCCTCGGCAACGCCATGATCGCGATCGGCATCTCGGCAACGCCGGTGTTCATCCGCCTGACGCGTGGCCAGGTCCTGAGTGTCAAGGCCGAGGACTATGTCGAAGCGGCGCGCGCGCTCGGCAACCCGCCCTGGCGGATTGCCTTCGCTCATATTCTGCCGAACATTCTCCCGGCGCTGCTGGTTCAGGCCACGCTCTCGATCGCCGCCGCAATCATCGCCGAAGCGGCGCTGTCGTTCCTCGGCCTCGGCCAACAGCCGCCGGCGCCGTCCTGGGGCAGCATGCTCAACGCCGCGCAACGTTTCCTGACGCAAGCGCCCTGGATGGCCGTCTGGCCGGGCCTCGCGATCTTCCTGGTGGTGCTATCGCTGAACCTGCTGGGCGACGGCCTGCGTGATGCGCTCGATCCACGCGCGCGCTAGATGACCGTTTCCCGCATCACGCGGCGGCAATCCATCTCATATTCGAGATCGACCACCGGCGGACGCGCGAAGTGCCAAGTCAGGCCCGAACGCAGCGCGCCGCGTCGGACTAGCTCGTCGGCCAGCGCGTGATGGAAATCGTGCACGGAATAGGCCTGTACGCCCGTGGCGTCCCTCCAGCCGAAACCGAGAGCCGTCATCCGGGCCTCCATCTGTGACGTCGTGAAGCGCACCTTCTCCCGTAAACCGTCCGGGCTGAGATCACGGTAGCGCACCGTGCGCCGCTCGACATAGCTACCGCTGCCTTCGCGCGCCTCGGCACCGCCCGCGATCACGAAGGTCGGCGTCTTCGACCCCGTCGGCTTCGTGAAGGAGAACGCATAGAACGACGGCTCGGACGGCGGGTCGATCTCCGGACAGACATTGCTTCGCGCCACCGGATTGCTCGTCCCGTCGAAGATGTCCCATTCGGAGAGCGTCTTCACGTAATGCAGGTTGAACGCGCGAAAGCCCTCTTCGCTGAAAGCTGCCGGCGAGCGCAACTCGCAGGCGCAGAAGGCGGTCAGCGGGCGCCCCACTTCCCGGATGAATTTCGCAGCACGCGCAAATCCCTCGGCAAGCGGCACCAACCGATCGAATCGGACACGCTCGATCTCATAGCCGTCGTCTGCCGCTGCACCCGCAGAATACTGGAATACGGACGGGATGAAGCGATAATTGCCGGCAGAGAATTCACGCGTCATGTCGAGCTCCTAGTCCAGTTGCATGCGGACGCCCTTGGCGCCGTTGAGCAGGCGCCTGAGATGAAGGCCAGCCAGGGGATCATCGGCATGAACGCCGATCAACGCGGCGAATGCGGGCATGGCCGCGGAATCGCCTGCCTCCAGCTTGGCAAAGGCCTCGAAATATAGCGCCGTTGCGGGCGCTTCGAATTTTACCGGCGGCAGCGGCTCAAAGGCACGCAAGGGCTCACTGCGCCCGCGCAGCATCAGGTCTCCCACCGGGCGTCCCTGAAAATTCTCGGCGCTCCCGGCAATGCTCGCGCTGACGCAAATCCGCGTGCCCAGATATTTGTTGGCGGCCTCCAGCCGCGCGGCGATGTTGATGGTATCGCCATAGGCGGTGTAGTCGAAGAAACGGTTGCCGCCGAAATTGCCGACGAGCGCCGGCCCGGCATGGACTCCGATGCGGGTGGTGCCGAAGTTCACGCCCTTGGCCTTTTGGCGTGCGCAAAAATCCTGCGCCCAGGCATCGAGATCATGGGCACAGGCGACTGCACGCGTCGCATAGTCCGGCTGGTCACCGGGCGCGTTGAAGAGCACCTGGATCGCATCGCCGATGATCTTGGCGACCGTTCCTTCATGTGCGAAGACGACTTCAGTCATTCCGCCGACATATTCGTTGAGGAGCGCGCCGAGCGTCTCGGGCGGTGCGCTCTCGATCAGCGACGTGAACCCGGTGATGTCGGTGAAAATGGTCGCAACGTCGCGCCACTGCACCTCCATCCCGTCGCCTTCAGCGCTTGCCGCCAGACGCCTGGCGAGCTCCGGCGAGAAATGGCGCGACAAAGCGGTATGGGCCCGCTCCGCCTCCATCTGGCGCCGCCGCACCTCGCGCAGCATCTCGATATGGCGGAGGGTCTTCTCGATCGTCGTCTCGAGGTCCGCGAAGTCGATCGGTTTGGTGAGAAAATCGAAGGCGCCGCGGTTCATGGCGGTGCGGATGTTGCTCATGTCGCCATAGGCCGAGACGATGATGGTCGACTTCTTGTCCTCGGCCTCCTGGAGCTTCTGCAGCAGCGACAGCCCGTCCATCCGCGGCATGTTGATATCGGAGACGACCATGTCGACATGCGGATGCTGCGCGATCGACTCCAGCGCCTCGACGCCGTCGCGCGCAAACATGAAGTTGACCAACCCATCGCGAAGCTGCCTGCGGAATTTCTGCAGGACCAACGCCTCGAGATCGGGCTCGTCGTCGACGAAGAGGATGGTCGCCGTCATGCCGCCTGCTCGAGCCTGGTATCGATCTCCTGGCGTAGCTGCGCGAAGTCGATCGGCTTGGTGAGAAGTCCGACAGCGCCCCGCTCGATCGCCTTCCTGCGCGTCTCGGCGTCGCCATAGGCCGTGATCATGATGACGGGAACATGCGGATGTTCGGCCCGCACCTTCGGCAGCATGTCGAGCCCGCTCATCCCGGGCATGTTGATGTCGGACAGGATCAGGATCAACGCGGGATCGCGGACCTCGGCGGCGCGCCTGAGCGCATCGGGCGCAGAGGGAGCGAACTCCATCTGAAAACGGCCGGCGCGCAAGTCGCGCCGGAACTGCTGTCGGAACAGCGCCTCGACGTCGGGCTCGTCATCGACGACCAGGATGTAAACG is from Bradyrhizobium sp. ISRA430 and encodes:
- a CDS encoding ABC transporter permease — translated: MTDAALAVSPTAETNELDSPARRARRRLFKRKAAVAGLVVLCFFIVLALFAPLIVPYDPIATSWSLVRKPPTALHWFGTDELGRDILSRVVYGARASLLAGLISVAIALGIGVPLGLLAGYRGGAIDALISRITDAMLACPFLILAIALAAFLGPSLGNAMIAIGISATPVFIRLTRGQVLSVKAEDYVEAARALGNPPWRIAFAHILPNILPALLVQATLSIAAAIIAEAALSFLGLGQQPPAPSWGSMLNAAQRFLTQAPWMAVWPGLAIFLVVLSLNLLGDGLRDALDPRAR
- a CDS encoding adenylate/guanylate cyclase domain-containing protein; the encoded protein is MTATILFVDDEPDLEALVLQKFRRQLRDGLVNFMFARDGVEALESIAQHPHVDMVVSDINMPRMDGLSLLQKLQEAEDKKSTIIVSAYGDMSNIRTAMNRGAFDFLTKPIDFADLETTIEKTLRHIEMLREVRRRQMEAERAHTALSRHFSPELARRLAASAEGDGMEVQWRDVATIFTDITGFTSLIESAPPETLGALLNEYVGGMTEVVFAHEGTVAKIIGDAIQVLFNAPGDQPDYATRAVACAHDLDAWAQDFCARQKAKGVNFGTTRIGVHAGPALVGNFGGNRFFDYTAYGDTINIAARLEAANKYLGTRICVSASIAGSAENFQGRPVGDLMLRGRSEPLRAFEPLPPVKFEAPATALYFEAFAKLEAGDSAAMPAFAALIGVHADDPLAGLHLRRLLNGAKGVRMQLD
- a CDS encoding response regulator translates to MNVYILVVDDEPDVEALFRQQFRRDLRAGRFQMEFAPSAPDALRRAAEVRDPALILILSDINMPGMSGLDMLPKVRAEHPHVPVIMITAYGDAETRRKAIERGAVGLLTKPIDFAQLRQEIDTRLEQAA